The Peromyscus maniculatus bairdii isolate BWxNUB_F1_BW_parent chromosome 6, HU_Pman_BW_mat_3.1, whole genome shotgun sequence genomic interval cagggtttctctgtgtagttttggtgcctgtcctggatctagctctgtagcccaggctggcctcgaactcacagagatctccccgagtgctgggatcaaaggcgtgcgccaccacccggcaccACTGATTTTGAAGACTGATGACAGCGCTCCAGATCAAGCCTCAACAGCTCTGACTGCAGTTGTGCATAGGCTGTGCTCCTAAGCTGGtaggaaacaacaaaaacacacatacaagacaAAGGCAGAAAGCAACATGTAGCTGGAGCCGAGCTGAGGACCTGCAGTCTGCCTCATTGCAGAGGCAGGTGTGGGCCTGCCACTTTAATCTGAGCATAGACAGTGGGGTCCAAGCCTGCAGAGTGGTTTCCAGTCAAGTCATTGCTGTTTTCTTCTGAGGGCTTGAAAGTCATGCTGGCATAGGTGAGTGACTCCTTTGATACAGATGAAAGCTTCTGAGGCGAAAGGAGAAATAGTGAATTTAGTTTGCAGTGAAAGGTGTCTCTCTAAAAGCATCCTGAAAGCTTTGATAAGTGGGACCCAAAGAGAGCAGAAGAACTCATAAGAGTCACTTGCCCAGAGTCCAGGAAGTGACACCAACATTCCAGCCTGTAACCCAGTATGTGAAGGACACAGAATAAACCAACTCCCCCCAAATAACTTTCATGCCACCCTTATCACACTCAATTCCCCTCTTGCAGCCCCAAAACATCAGCATGGTCTTACCTTAATGGGAGGCTCTGAGAGGGGGTCCTGGGCCTGGGCCCTGGAGTAACCTGCAGCAGATGCAGGAAGAAGAGGGTTGTCCTCTCACCATGGGGTCTGGAGGAGTGGGGAGCCTCTCCCCTCAACTTTGGGTGAAGGTTAGTAGGTAGGGGTATAGGGGGAGAGCagcaaggaagggaaggaaagggcctCGCGGTGGATCTGTGCAGAGTGTGGGCTGAGCCGGTCACCTCTCCACTTCCCCTTTACTCATTGCTCATGCTCTCAGTGACAGCAAGAGACGTCCAACAGAGACCACTCACTTTTTCTGCAGCTCTTGACGACGATGAAGATAAGGGCCACGAGAAGCACTGTCAGCAGAACCCCGGCAAAAAAGGCCAAGATTAAATGCTCCTTTCTGTTTCATCAAAGAAAGGGAGTAGATGAACGGCTGGCAGGGACCtcttggagcctttcctggaatccATGCTTAACTTTCTTACTCGGGCTCTCACATAGGCTGACGCACTTGCTCCCACCCACTGCTTGGGAAGAGACAGTTTGCTTTTGGGTTCCAGAGACATTTGGGACTCTCCCAATTCTCTACATCTCAACACTTTGTAAGTTCAGGGGACTCATGATCTCTGAAATCTTGGACAATGCTGAGTTCATACTGCTTATAagccagcacttaggaagctgaggcaggaagattgtggcAAGtcggagggcagcctgggctacgttGTGAGACATGCTCAACCTCCCTCCcctgcaaacaaaacaccagcaGAACTCTACTCCTAAGATCAAACACTGAGTTCTTTCACTGtttctgctctcttctcccaCTCAGTTTACTCTTTCTAAGGCCCCAAGACAAAATGGTcaacaaaaaacccagtgtcACAATGCTGGGATAAAATGGTTTCCTTTACGTGGGGTCGAAGAAACAGGATGCAGGTGCAGAGCTGGTCACTGGGGCTGCTGTGGTAACCGTGCCTGCAGAGAACATGAAAGGGATCAATTTTGAGGGACCAACGTCCCTTACCCTTCTCCTGTCATCCCTCCAGGATAAGACCGAAAGTACCTCCTCCGCTACCCACGGGGACTTACAAGTTGACTACAACAACTGTAGAAGggagaactgttttttttttttttttttttttttttttttttttttttttttttttgccgatTCTGGGTAAGTGAGCCCAGGGCCTTTTGCATGCCAGGACAAGCCCTCTGAGACTTTAGGATGAGATGAAGAGTTATACTTGAAATGGTATACAAACTGAAGAAGCAGAGGCTAGTGTCCTACGCCCTGTATTCCTTATGCAAACAAATTTTGTTTCCCCCAAACAAAATGGGGAGATGTGGGTCTTTTGACCTCAGTAGGCACTTCCCAAATGCCTCCTGACCGCCCTAAGCTCCCCTgccccggtgtgtgtgtgtgtgtgtgtgtgtgtgtgtgtgtgtgtgtgtgtgtgtgtgtgtgtgttttccagtgCCTAACCCCAGGGAGGGGAACAAGAGGAAACATGAACTAGATTTTCACAAACTACCAGCTGATCTACTCAGTTTGGAGGGCCAGTCAGGTCTTTTCTGATTCCTCTTTCTATTACTTGGGGGCCCCGGCTTCTGCATTATGGTAAACTTGAATTCTTCTAGCTCAGAAATGCGCTAGCTAACACTGTCCTCCATGGGGCTTTCAACACAACTCCTTCTTTTGCCAATTCACCGTAAGTGCCAAGGGAAAGCATTGTGCCGAACTCACTGGTTTTGGGTTTAGGTGCAGAGGAAGAAGATCCCATGCTGTCTTCTCCTGAGAATAAAACAGGAACTCTTTAGCTTGGTAgggagctgggcatggcagtgcattCACCAGGGTATAGCTCAGAATGGGCTAATCCTACCATGGAGGTGCAGTGTGCATCTTTGGTCCTCTGTTCACCTGGACATGTTCAGTGACCAGAGAAGTTACCATCTGAACCCTTCAGCCTAGCATCACTCTCTGTGCTTTTAGGGATATGCAGCAGCTGGGTGTGGTCGACTaagtctctaatcccagcactggggagggggtaggaggaggatcaggagttcaaggtcaaactTGACTATGCAGTAAATTCCAAGTTAGCCCAGGTAACATTTGAGACCCcatcacaaacaaataaacaaaagtaaggggctggagagatgatggatcagtggttaagagcacttggtgctcttctGGAGGACAAGGGTTCAGTTCAcagctataactccagttccaggggatctgacaccatcttctgccCTGCACCAgtactgcatgcacacacataaaaataaattaaaaaaaattaaaataagaagaaaactaCTAGTTGTTAGGTTACATAAGACCCagtctcaatcaatcaatcaatcaaaaatacaaagcaaaaatcCAGCACTTTGGGGGCCACTAACCCAGTACCACTGTATGGCTTTGGCACACCTggtgactccttttttttttttgttgttgttgttttttttgagacagggtttctctgtgtagctttgcacctttcctgggactcacttggtaacccaggctggcctcgaactcacagatatccacctggctctgcctcctgagtgctgggattaaaggcgtgcgccaccaccgcccggctaaactccTTCATTGTAACACAGAATGACCTATGGTGCTTCTTTAATCTTGGAGATATGTGGTGGCTTTTCAGATATGTAAACACATCACTGAACAGTCTCtaggtattatttaaatgaatgcaaaaacaaggttggagaaatggctcagtggttaagaccatttgctgctacttttccagaggacccaggtatgATTCCCAACACTGACgagacagctcacagccatctgtaactctaaatcctagggatcagatgccctcttctggcccctatgGACACCAAACATGTGGTGCACAACATCACATCTAGGTAAAACTCAGAAACTATAAAGCATCTGCTAAAGGCAGAAAGTAGTATCACCCGGGTCCCTAGTGCACATTGCCAGCTGAGTGGATTCCTTTTAGCCACACACCATGTGCTTTAGTAATGCTTCCTGAAACACTGCTTCTCATACAAGGCCAGATCTTTTTGCTCAACATTTTATTATGTCCATTCTTACACACTTCTAAAAGCCTCATAGAACATTTTTAGTGGTGATAGTCATTTCTGCTGCAGAAGTCTCCCAACCCCCGTTTGTGGGAGATACTTTGTAAGATGTTCTGCAGATGTCAAAGACCAAGGACAGTCCCCAAATCTGTACAGTGTAGACCATGCTTTTTCTTAtacatgctgtcttagttagggttactgagacaccaccaccaccaaaaagcaagttagggaggaaagggtttattcggcttatacttcagcactgctgttcatcattgaaggaagtcaggacaggaactcaaacagggcaggaacctggaggcaggagctgatgcagaggccatggaagggtgctgcttactggcttacttctatggccttgctcagtctgcttttttatagcactcaggaccaccagcccagggatggcaccacccaccatgggctgggccctcctctattGATCACTACAACTGGATCTACacaggcatttcctcaattgagtttctcttctctctgttgactctagcttgtgttaagctgacacacaaaactagccagtacacatTCCATACCCGTGAAAGTTTACATTAGAAAGTATTACAGAGAGAGATTGTCtacaaaactaaactaaagcaTAGTAATCATAGCAATACATCATGATAAAAGCTATTTAAAACATAAGGTTATTTTATTTAGGGGTATTTCCTGTTATTTTCAAATCATAGTTGACCAGAAAGAACTGAAACTGGGGCAAGCAAACCCATGTGATAGCATACTAATTGAGCAtagatgaacttttttttttttttttttttttgagacagggtttctctgtgtagctttgcgcctttcctggaacttgc includes:
- the C6H1orf162 gene encoding transmembrane protein C1orf162 homolog, producing the protein MGSSSSAPKPKTSTVTTAAPVTSSAPASCFFDPTKEHLILAFFAGVLLTVLLVALIFIVVKSCRKSYSRAQAQDPLSEPPIKKLSSVSKESLTYASMTFKPSEENSNDLTGNHSAGLDPTVYAQIKVAGPHLPLQ